A part of Vicinamibacterales bacterium genomic DNA contains:
- a CDS encoding carboxypeptidase regulatory-like domain-containing protein gives MRVARLVTLSLALVLATSVLPLYAQTDTGSVDGRVFDEQKGGMPGVTVTAKNVDTGRTRSTTSGSTGSFHLESLSAGTWDLTAEIQGFSIQVRKGVTVQIGSKVNVDFTMKVGNLSETVVVTGEAPLVQTTRSDVGQVITTTMVENMPLNGRKFQDLSLLVPGTRPSNYYDPTKTEVGGISYGGLTGRSVNISVDGGDNNDGVVRGLLQQFSADAIQEYKVTTQRYSAEFGRSTGGLVNVITKSGTNEMRGSAFLFARNEKLNSETYFEQQSGAGRQPFSQQQTGATIGGPLAKDKAFFFLSYEYNRRQDYATVFTNHVLPSEEGPQLRPFRDHLLTAKTDLQLTPNNHLLVRYALENQRRDHDFIGGSTLKSAGATNTNLIHSIIGKNATVLGNSKLNEFVVLYQFFDNNILAEDNTKPGIATPDFTFGANLNTPQETIQKRIQVKDDFSFRKEGWAGDHDFKVGGELIRSHYGGFFTPSLYGSFNFASRLPGNSINAYLNAIADTFTGSAGQNEANDDWTYVAAYFQDDWKPRSNFTVNMGLRWEMQAGPYQNNFDTPVLRTLKTLGYQTERKQDLKDFGPRVGFAWDVRGDGRTVVRGGWGIYYDEIFQNITLYEKWNDVRTPLFFVSASPAPFTAAHYAANRDAIRNSFIDPTFAGQIMRLTAPNLKQPYSQQFNVGFSHSLNRNVSLDVDYIHALGEREIHRWTIDTSLNRNTDLSPAGTFQPLWGRINVEGNRGHSKIDGLYVTGKVRMKQAELITTYSLTKGMNIANDFGSYPGDLSNTNWEGDWGPMPNDVRHRFTLGGVFQLPGGFQVSSSIQANTGKPVNPVQGLSGQRNAIRAIDPTTGRAFGRNSFRGPSFATWDARVAKYFRFAKGRSVEVLFEVFNLTDRINLSGDTAFGYNNVWGRGTSPLAGFGTATQIVPNSNRQAEFGIRFKF, from the coding sequence ATGCGAGTCGCCAGACTGGTCACCCTCTCGCTTGCGTTAGTCCTGGCCACCTCCGTGTTACCGCTCTACGCGCAAACCGACACCGGCTCGGTCGATGGCCGCGTGTTCGATGAGCAGAAGGGCGGAATGCCAGGTGTCACGGTCACGGCCAAGAACGTGGATACCGGCCGCACACGGTCGACAACGAGCGGGTCGACGGGCAGTTTCCACCTCGAGTCGCTGTCGGCCGGCACGTGGGACCTCACCGCTGAGATCCAGGGGTTCTCGATCCAGGTCCGCAAGGGCGTCACCGTGCAGATCGGATCCAAGGTGAACGTCGACTTCACGATGAAGGTGGGCAACCTCTCGGAAACCGTCGTGGTCACCGGTGAAGCGCCACTGGTGCAGACGACCCGGTCCGACGTCGGCCAGGTCATCACGACGACGATGGTTGAGAACATGCCGCTGAACGGGCGGAAGTTCCAGGATCTGTCGTTGCTCGTTCCAGGCACCCGGCCCTCGAACTACTACGACCCGACGAAGACCGAGGTGGGTGGTATCAGCTACGGCGGCCTGACCGGCCGATCGGTGAACATCAGCGTGGACGGTGGCGACAACAACGACGGCGTCGTCCGCGGCCTGCTGCAGCAGTTCAGCGCCGACGCCATCCAGGAATACAAGGTCACGACGCAGCGCTACAGCGCCGAATTTGGCCGGTCGACCGGCGGTCTGGTGAACGTCATCACCAAGAGCGGGACGAACGAAATGCGCGGGTCCGCGTTCCTGTTTGCACGAAACGAGAAGCTGAATTCGGAGACGTATTTCGAGCAGCAGTCGGGTGCCGGCAGGCAGCCGTTCAGCCAGCAGCAGACCGGCGCCACGATCGGCGGCCCGCTGGCCAAGGACAAGGCCTTCTTCTTCCTGTCCTACGAGTACAACCGCCGGCAGGACTACGCGACGGTCTTCACCAATCACGTGCTGCCTTCGGAGGAAGGGCCGCAACTGCGACCGTTCCGCGATCACCTGCTGACCGCCAAGACGGACCTCCAGTTGACCCCCAACAACCACCTGCTGGTGCGGTACGCCCTCGAGAATCAGCGGCGCGACCACGACTTCATCGGCGGCAGCACGCTCAAGTCGGCCGGCGCCACGAACACCAACCTGATCCACTCGATCATCGGCAAGAACGCCACGGTGTTGGGCAACTCGAAATTGAACGAGTTCGTGGTCTTGTACCAGTTCTTCGACAACAACATCCTCGCCGAGGACAACACCAAGCCTGGGATCGCGACGCCGGATTTCACATTTGGCGCCAACCTCAACACGCCGCAGGAGACCATCCAGAAACGGATCCAGGTGAAGGACGACTTCTCGTTCCGCAAGGAAGGCTGGGCTGGCGACCACGACTTCAAGGTTGGGGGTGAGCTGATCCGATCGCACTACGGCGGGTTCTTCACGCCGAGTCTGTACGGCTCGTTCAACTTCGCGAGCCGGCTCCCGGGCAACAGCATCAACGCCTACTTGAACGCCATCGCCGACACGTTCACCGGCTCGGCCGGGCAGAACGAGGCGAACGACGACTGGACGTACGTCGCGGCCTACTTCCAGGACGACTGGAAGCCCCGGAGCAACTTCACGGTCAACATGGGGCTGCGGTGGGAGATGCAGGCGGGCCCGTACCAGAACAACTTCGACACCCCGGTGCTGCGCACGTTGAAGACTCTGGGGTACCAGACCGAGCGCAAGCAGGACCTCAAGGACTTCGGGCCGCGCGTGGGATTTGCGTGGGATGTCAGGGGCGATGGACGAACCGTGGTCCGTGGGGGTTGGGGCATCTACTACGACGAGATCTTCCAGAACATCACGTTGTACGAGAAATGGAACGACGTGCGGACGCCGCTGTTCTTCGTGTCGGCGTCACCCGCGCCGTTCACGGCCGCCCACTACGCGGCCAATCGGGATGCGATTCGCAATTCGTTCATCGACCCGACGTTCGCGGGCCAGATCATGCGGCTGACCGCGCCCAACCTCAAGCAGCCGTACTCGCAGCAGTTCAACGTCGGGTTCTCGCACAGTCTCAACCGGAACGTCTCGCTCGACGTCGACTACATCCACGCGCTCGGCGAACGCGAGATCCACCGGTGGACGATCGACACGTCGCTCAACCGGAACACGGACCTGTCGCCGGCTGGCACGTTCCAGCCGTTGTGGGGCCGGATCAACGTCGAAGGAAACCGGGGTCATTCCAAGATCGACGGCCTGTACGTGACGGGCAAAGTTCGGATGAAACAGGCCGAGCTCATCACCACCTACTCGCTCACCAAGGGCATGAACATCGCCAACGACTTCGGGTCGTACCCGGGTGACCTCAGCAACACCAACTGGGAAGGTGACTGGGGCCCCATGCCGAACGACGTGCGGCATCGGTTCACCTTGGGCGGCGTGTTCCAATTGCCGGGCGGGTTCCAGGTCTCGAGTTCGATCCAGGCGAACACGGGCAAGCCCGTCAACCCGGTCCAGGGACTGTCGGGCCAGAGAAACGCGATCCGCGCGATCGATCCGACGACGGGACGGGCGTTTGGACGCAACTCGTTCCGCGGACCCAGCTTCGCGACGTGGGATGCTCGTGTCGCCAAGTACTTCAGGTTCGCGAAAGGCCGGTCGGTCGAAGTGCTCTTCGAGGTGTTCAACCTGACCGACCGCATCAACCTCAGCGGTGATACCGCCTTCGGCTACAACAACGTGTGGGGCCGTGGCACGTCCCCGCTGGCGGGCTTCGGCACCGCGACTCAGATCGTGCCGAACAGCAATCGACAGGCGGAATTCGGCATCAGGTTCAAGTTCTAG
- a CDS encoding ATP-dependent 6-phosphofructokinase has product MPDVKRVGVLTGGGDAPGLNAVIRAVVKGAYNQGIECVGLEDSFDGLIQPNRSRTLTPKDVTGILRIGGTILGTSNRGDPFAYPVATPEGTVDYSSRVVDTFHALALDALIVIGGDGTLAIAHQFFRRGIPLVGVPKTIDNDIVGTTSTFGFDSAVSFATDAIDRLHTTAEAHHRIIVVEVMGRYAGWIALRAGIGGGADVILIPEIPFDLEKTAAKIRERDQWGARFSIVVIAEGAKPIGGGVMVKTAAKSGYVERLGGIGNFVGAELERLTGKETRVVVLGHLQRGGAPTPADRVLATRFGAKAVELVRNNQFGMMVANRPPDIVPVPFQDVVGRMKTVPLDSDLIGTARAMGVGFGD; this is encoded by the coding sequence ATGCCCGACGTCAAACGTGTTGGCGTGCTGACAGGCGGCGGAGACGCTCCCGGTCTGAACGCAGTCATCAGGGCGGTCGTCAAAGGCGCGTACAACCAGGGCATCGAGTGCGTGGGCCTCGAGGACAGCTTCGATGGACTCATTCAGCCGAACCGGTCGAGAACCCTCACGCCGAAGGACGTCACCGGGATCCTGCGCATCGGCGGCACCATCCTCGGCACCAGCAACCGCGGCGACCCTTTTGCCTATCCCGTTGCGACCCCCGAGGGGACGGTCGACTACTCCTCACGCGTCGTGGACACGTTCCACGCACTCGCGCTCGATGCGCTCATCGTGATTGGTGGCGACGGAACACTGGCGATCGCACACCAGTTCTTCCGCCGAGGCATCCCGCTGGTCGGCGTTCCGAAGACGATCGACAACGACATCGTCGGGACGACGAGCACGTTCGGGTTCGACAGTGCGGTGAGCTTCGCGACCGATGCCATCGATCGCCTGCACACCACCGCCGAAGCGCATCACCGCATCATCGTCGTCGAGGTGATGGGGCGCTATGCCGGGTGGATCGCACTGCGGGCGGGCATCGGTGGAGGAGCAGACGTCATCCTCATTCCGGAGATTCCGTTCGACCTCGAGAAGACCGCGGCGAAGATCAGAGAGCGCGACCAGTGGGGCGCACGGTTCAGCATCGTGGTGATCGCAGAGGGCGCCAAGCCGATCGGCGGGGGAGTCATGGTGAAGACCGCGGCCAAGAGCGGATACGTCGAGCGGCTGGGCGGGATCGGGAACTTCGTCGGGGCGGAACTCGAGCGCCTGACCGGGAAGGAGACGCGCGTCGTCGTTCTCGGACATCTGCAACGCGGCGGAGCGCCGACGCCGGCCGATCGCGTGCTGGCGACGCGGTTCGGTGCGAAGGCGGTCGAACTCGTGCGCAACAACCAGTTCGGGATGATGGTGGCCAACCGGCCGCCGGACATCGTGCCGGTGCCCTTCCAGGACGTCGTGGGGCGGATGAAGACCGTGCCGCTCGACAGCGACCTGATCGGCACGGCACGGGCGATGGGAGTGGGGTTTGGGGACTAG
- the frr gene encoding ribosome recycling factor, which yields MDVNDLKSLNAEVKKRMTAAIEHLRHELAGVRTGRATTGILDSVHVDAYGTRMPLNQVASLSVPEPTMIVAQPFDPTLMGAIEKAIRASDLGLNPNNDGKVVRIPIPALTDERRKELSRHVHKMAEEARNAVRVVRRDANERLKKLAKDKKVSEDDEKRGLEDVQKTTDLEIKQIDELQKKKDAELLTR from the coding sequence ATGGATGTGAACGATCTGAAGAGTCTGAACGCGGAAGTGAAGAAACGGATGACCGCCGCCATCGAGCATCTGCGGCACGAACTGGCCGGAGTGCGGACGGGCCGCGCGACGACCGGAATCCTCGATTCGGTCCACGTTGATGCCTACGGCACACGGATGCCCCTCAACCAGGTGGCGTCGCTCTCGGTACCCGAGCCGACGATGATCGTCGCACAGCCATTCGATCCGACCTTGATGGGGGCCATCGAAAAGGCGATCCGCGCGTCGGACCTCGGCCTGAACCCCAACAACGATGGCAAAGTCGTCCGCATCCCGATCCCCGCGCTCACCGACGAGCGACGCAAGGAACTCTCGCGTCACGTCCACAAGATGGCCGAGGAGGCGCGCAACGCCGTGCGCGTCGTCCGCCGCGACGCCAACGAGCGCCTGAAGAAGTTGGCAAAGGACAAGAAGGTCTCGGAAGACGACGAGAAGCGCGGCCTCGAGGACGTGCAGAAGACCACCGACCTCGAGATCAAGCAGATCGACGAACTGCAGAAGAAGAAGGACGCGGAACTGCTCACCAGATAG
- the pyrH gene encoding UMP kinase produces the protein MDSSSGHPAFRRILLKLSGEALMGEQSFGIDPAVAGRIAKEVAEVQALGVEVALVIGGGNIFRGVAASARGMDRATADYMGMLATCINALALQDALEHEGVVTRTETAIEMRAIAEPFIRRRAVRHLEKRRVVIFAAGTGNPYFTTDTAAALRAMEIKADVLMKATKVDGIYAADPMKYPDAERFETISYLDVVVRGLQVMDATAISLCKDNKMPIIVFNLRTHGHLKRAVMGERVGSMVTAE, from the coding sequence ATGGATTCCTCCTCCGGTCACCCCGCCTTCCGCCGCATCCTCCTCAAACTATCGGGCGAAGCGCTCATGGGTGAGCAGTCGTTCGGCATCGACCCGGCCGTTGCAGGACGTATCGCCAAGGAAGTGGCCGAAGTCCAGGCGCTCGGCGTCGAGGTGGCTCTCGTCATCGGCGGCGGGAACATCTTCAGGGGCGTCGCGGCCAGTGCGCGCGGCATGGACCGCGCCACCGCCGACTACATGGGAATGCTCGCGACGTGCATCAACGCGCTCGCGCTGCAGGATGCACTCGAACACGAAGGCGTTGTCACGCGAACCGAGACGGCAATCGAGATGCGCGCCATCGCCGAACCGTTCATCCGCCGGCGCGCAGTCCGACACCTGGAAAAGCGCCGGGTTGTCATTTTCGCCGCCGGCACCGGGAACCCCTACTTCACCACCGACACCGCCGCGGCGCTTCGCGCCATGGAGATCAAGGCCGACGTGCTGATGAAGGCCACCAAGGTGGACGGCATCTACGCCGCCGACCCGATGAAATACCCCGACGCTGAGCGCTTCGAGACGATCTCCTACCTCGACGTTGTCGTTCGCGGCCTGCAGGTGATGGATGCCACGGCCATCTCGCTCTGCAAGGACAACAAGATGCCGATCATCGTCTTCAATCTGCGCACGCACGGACACCTGAAACGCGCCGTGATGGGCGAACGCGTCGGGTCGATGGTCACGGCAGAATAG
- a CDS encoding translation elongation factor Ts, with protein sequence MAITAEQVKALRDKTGAGMMECKTALTEAKGDIEEAITVLRKRGLAKAATRSGRATKQGAVGTYVHMPVADAAGPFGFAKLGVLVEVNCESDFVAKTDDFKTLVKELAMQVAAADPTFVTREQVPAAEVEKEKEIFRAQLAESGKPANVIEKIIEGKLGSFYERVCLMDQLSVRDGSLKVSQMIAAAVAKTGENITVARFARFKLGDVAE encoded by the coding sequence ATGGCAATCACAGCAGAACAGGTCAAGGCCCTGCGCGACAAGACCGGCGCGGGCATGATGGAGTGCAAGACGGCCCTCACCGAGGCCAAGGGTGACATCGAAGAGGCCATCACGGTCCTCCGCAAGCGGGGGCTCGCCAAGGCCGCGACCCGTTCGGGCCGCGCGACCAAGCAAGGCGCGGTGGGCACGTACGTCCACATGCCGGTGGCCGACGCGGCGGGGCCCTTCGGCTTCGCGAAACTCGGCGTCCTCGTCGAGGTGAACTGCGAGTCCGACTTCGTCGCCAAGACCGACGACTTCAAGACCCTCGTCAAGGAACTCGCGATGCAGGTCGCCGCCGCCGATCCGACGTTCGTGACCCGCGAACAGGTGCCGGCTGCCGAGGTCGAGAAGGAGAAGGAGATCTTCCGCGCCCAGCTCGCCGAGTCCGGGAAGCCTGCCAACGTGATCGAGAAGATCATCGAGGGCAAACTCGGCAGCTTCTACGAGCGCGTCTGCCTGATGGACCAGCTGTCGGTCCGCGACGGCTCCCTCAAGGTCTCCCAGATGATCGCCGCCGCCGTCGCGAAGACCGGCGAGAACATCACGGTGGCCCGGTTCGCGCGCTTCAAGCTCGGAGACGTGGCCGAGTAG
- the rpsB gene encoding 30S ribosomal protein S2: MKELLEAGVHFGHQTKRWNPKMKEFIFGERNGIYIIDLGKTAKLFREAEEFVTRLASDGGTVLFVGTKRQAQDAIAEEAQRSGMFFVNQRWLGGLLTNFTTIQRSLGRLRELEAMATDGRYETLSKKEIARIEKEKRKLQKNLDGIRLMAKLPDAIFVVDTHKEKIAVDEARKLKIPVIGVVDTNSDPDEVDFVIPGNDDALRAIRLFASRLADAIVTGRGFREAVHAEAAGDAEAAAEAQRGMRSTRRPRPEHTPTPASA; this comes from the coding sequence ATGAAAGAGCTGCTGGAGGCGGGGGTTCACTTCGGCCACCAGACGAAACGCTGGAATCCGAAGATGAAGGAGTTCATCTTCGGCGAACGGAACGGCATCTACATCATCGACCTCGGGAAGACGGCGAAGCTGTTCCGGGAGGCCGAAGAGTTCGTGACCCGTCTCGCATCGGACGGCGGCACGGTCCTGTTCGTCGGCACGAAGCGGCAGGCACAGGACGCCATTGCGGAAGAGGCGCAGCGCAGCGGGATGTTCTTCGTGAACCAACGCTGGCTCGGCGGCCTCTTGACCAACTTCACCACGATTCAGCGCAGCCTCGGACGGCTGCGCGAACTCGAGGCGATGGCGACCGACGGTCGCTACGAGACGCTGTCGAAGAAGGAGATTGCGCGGATCGAGAAGGAGAAGCGCAAGCTCCAGAAGAACCTCGACGGCATCCGGCTGATGGCCAAGCTTCCCGACGCGATCTTCGTCGTGGACACCCACAAGGAGAAGATCGCCGTTGACGAAGCCCGGAAGTTGAAGATCCCGGTCATCGGGGTCGTCGACACCAACAGCGACCCGGACGAGGTCGACTTCGTGATTCCCGGCAACGATGACGCCCTGCGCGCGATTCGACTCTTCGCTTCGCGCCTGGCCGACGCCATCGTCACGGGTCGCGGCTTCCGCGAGGCGGTCCACGCCGAAGCGGCAGGGGATGCGGAGGCGGCAGCCGAGGCCCAGCGCGGAATGCGCAGCACTCGGCGTCCCCGCCCCGAGCACACGCCAACACCGGCGTCCGCCTAG
- the rpsI gene encoding 30S ribosomal protein S9: MAVIQYYGTGRRKTSAARVFLRPGKGGISVNRRAFEEFFPTESLRVQVRQPLLLTETADKFDILATVAGGGVSGQAGAIRLGIARALCEYNLELRGRLKKEGLLTRDARAKERKKYGMAGARKRFQFSKR; this comes from the coding sequence GTGGCAGTCATTCAGTATTACGGCACCGGCCGCCGCAAGACTTCGGCCGCGCGGGTCTTCCTCCGGCCAGGCAAGGGCGGCATCAGCGTCAACCGTCGCGCGTTCGAGGAGTTCTTCCCGACCGAGTCGCTACGCGTTCAGGTTCGCCAACCCCTGCTGCTCACCGAGACCGCTGACAAGTTCGACATCCTGGCGACGGTGGCGGGCGGCGGCGTGTCGGGACAGGCCGGCGCGATCCGCCTGGGCATTGCCCGGGCCCTGTGTGAGTACAACTTGGAGCTGCGTGGGCGGCTCAAGAAGGAAGGCCTCCTGACGCGCGACGCGCGCGCCAAGGAGCGCAAGAAGTACGGCATGGCTGGCGCGCGCAAGCGTTTCCAGTTCAGCAAACGTTAA
- the rplM gene encoding 50S ribosomal protein L13 — protein sequence MRTFTASAKTIERQWHVIDAGDKVLGRIATAAAKLLQGKHKATYTQFLDTGDHVIVINAAQVKLTGRKEAQKLYRHHSGFEGGLREERAKDVRQKNPVRLVEQAIRGMLPKSKLGDAMYRKLKVYRGSDHPHTAQKPTQFKVA from the coding sequence ATGCGTACGTTTACGGCAAGTGCGAAGACGATCGAAAGACAGTGGCACGTGATTGACGCCGGGGACAAGGTCCTCGGTCGCATCGCGACGGCCGCGGCAAAGCTGCTCCAGGGCAAGCACAAGGCGACTTACACGCAGTTCCTGGACACCGGCGACCATGTCATCGTGATCAACGCCGCGCAGGTGAAGCTGACCGGGCGGAAGGAAGCGCAGAAACTCTATCGCCATCACAGCGGCTTTGAGGGTGGATTGCGCGAAGAACGAGCGAAAGACGTCCGGCAGAAGAATCCGGTGCGGCTGGTCGAACAGGCGATTCGGGGGATGTTGCCGAAATCCAAGCTCGGCGACGCCATGTATCGCAAGCTGAAGGTCTACCGCGGTTCGGACCATCCGCATACCGCGCAGAAACCAACCCAGTTCAAGGTAGCTTAA
- the pilM gene encoding type IV pilus assembly protein PilM: MFRRSKAVVGLDIGSSAVKAVELRPSGRSYNVVAFGTEPIPGDTIVDGAIIDAGAVADAIRRLLDTAKIKTRDVVASLSGNSVIVKKITLPVMTEAELSESIQWEAEQYIPFDIQDVNLDYQILSAPTADQRGSMEVLLVAAKKEKISDYTDVIKQAGRVPVIVDVDAFAVQNAFEANYDNEPGAVIALLNAGASGVNINIVSGEQSLFTRDISMGGNAFTEAIQKELGLPFDSAERVKKGEPVDGTMPEDVAPILRTVTENLLLEIQKTFDFFKATAASERIDRILVSGGTSRVDGFAAQLAERFTTQVELFDPFRKIQVDAKKLKIEHLPDVAPTLAVAVGLALRRAGDR; the protein is encoded by the coding sequence GTGTTTCGCAGATCAAAAGCCGTCGTTGGCCTCGACATCGGGTCGAGTGCCGTCAAAGCCGTGGAGCTCCGGCCGTCGGGCCGCAGCTACAACGTCGTGGCCTTCGGCACCGAGCCGATCCCGGGAGACACCATCGTGGACGGCGCCATCATCGACGCCGGCGCGGTGGCCGACGCGATCCGCCGCCTCCTGGACACCGCCAAGATCAAGACGCGCGACGTGGTCGCCTCCCTCTCCGGCAATTCGGTCATCGTGAAGAAGATCACGCTGCCCGTGATGACCGAGGCGGAACTCTCGGAGTCGATCCAGTGGGAGGCCGAGCAGTACATCCCGTTCGACATCCAGGACGTCAACCTCGACTACCAGATCCTCTCGGCGCCGACGGCCGATCAGCGGGGCAGCATGGAAGTGCTGCTCGTCGCGGCGAAGAAGGAGAAGATCAGCGACTACACCGACGTCATCAAGCAGGCCGGCCGGGTACCGGTCATCGTGGATGTCGACGCGTTTGCGGTGCAGAACGCCTTCGAAGCCAACTACGACAATGAGCCGGGCGCGGTCATCGCCCTCCTGAATGCCGGCGCCAGCGGCGTGAACATCAACATCGTCAGCGGCGAGCAGTCGCTGTTCACCCGTGACATCTCGATGGGCGGCAACGCCTTCACCGAAGCGATCCAGAAAGAGCTGGGACTGCCCTTCGACAGCGCGGAGCGCGTCAAGAAGGGCGAGCCGGTGGACGGGACGATGCCCGAGGATGTCGCGCCGATCCTGCGGACGGTCACCGAGAACCTCCTGCTCGAGATCCAGAAGACCTTTGACTTCTTCAAGGCCACCGCGGCGTCCGAGCGGATTGATCGGATTCTCGTGAGCGGCGGCACCTCGCGCGTTGACGGTTTCGCCGCGCAACTGGCCGAGCGGTTCACGACGCAGGTCGAGTTGTTCGACCCGTTCCGGAAGATCCAGGTCGACGCGAAGAAACTCAAGATCGAGCACCTGCCGGACGTGGCGCCGACGTTGGCCGTCGCGGTGGGGCTGGCGCTCAGACGGGCGGGCGACCGATGA
- a CDS encoding PilN domain-containing protein: MIRINLIAIERERTKRRSSAPAAVGTAGGVAVTQLRITLACSLILVLTGLGVGWWYWSLARQSARVEEDILTSQKETARLRSLIVQVQQYEARRVQLKQRVGLIEELRKGQAGPVHLLDEISRSLPDMLWLSEVKQQGADLTITGRCTTLTALSDFVDNLKLGGYFKPVEILDSQVDPSQRMSGVDLIRFSVKATFTPPAG, encoded by the coding sequence ATGATCCGAATCAACCTCATCGCCATCGAGCGCGAACGTACCAAGCGGCGGTCGTCAGCACCCGCTGCCGTCGGCACCGCCGGCGGTGTCGCGGTCACGCAGCTCAGGATTACCCTGGCGTGCAGCCTGATCCTGGTGCTGACCGGCCTGGGCGTCGGCTGGTGGTACTGGTCCCTCGCGCGGCAGAGTGCCCGCGTCGAGGAGGACATTCTCACCAGCCAGAAGGAGACAGCGCGCCTCCGGTCGCTCATCGTGCAGGTGCAGCAGTACGAAGCGCGGCGGGTGCAGCTCAAACAGCGCGTCGGGCTCATCGAAGAACTGCGGAAAGGGCAGGCCGGACCGGTCCACCTGCTCGACGAGATCTCCCGCAGCCTGCCCGACATGCTCTGGTTGTCGGAGGTCAAGCAGCAGGGCGCGGATCTGACGATCACGGGCCGCTGCACGACGCTCACGGCGCTCTCGGATTTCGTGGATAACCTGAAACTCGGCGGGTACTTCAAGCCCGTGGAGATTCTCGACAGCCAGGTTGACCCGTCGCAACGGATGTCAGGCGTCGATCTCATTCGCTTCTCGGTGAAGGCGACCTTTACGCCGCCTGCGGGGTAG
- the pilO gene encoding type 4a pilus biogenesis protein PilO, with protein sequence MAGTLSKLPWYGQIGAFVALSVAGFGAFFYLYVTPMQAGMAQRQRKLDALQVDIRKSQVIAQRLPQFRAEVADLENRLETLKNVLPEEKDMGDMLRRLQTLAVQSNLTIRSFKPTATPVTKQLHAEVPINLQLDGAYHNLGIFFDRVSKFPRIIHISDIDIKAKDKQEPDSTITADCVATTFVLLENKQVVRPAPGPGGVRPTPGAGGPR encoded by the coding sequence GTGGCTGGGACACTGAGCAAGCTGCCGTGGTACGGACAGATCGGAGCCTTCGTCGCCCTGTCCGTGGCGGGCTTTGGGGCCTTCTTCTACCTGTACGTCACGCCGATGCAGGCGGGAATGGCGCAGCGCCAGCGGAAACTCGATGCGTTGCAGGTGGACATCCGGAAGAGCCAGGTCATCGCGCAGCGTCTCCCGCAGTTCCGGGCCGAGGTCGCGGACCTCGAGAACCGGCTCGAAACCCTGAAGAACGTGCTGCCGGAGGAGAAGGACATGGGCGACATGCTGCGGCGTCTCCAGACGCTCGCCGTCCAGTCGAACCTCACCATCCGCAGCTTCAAGCCCACGGCGACGCCGGTGACCAAGCAGTTGCACGCGGAGGTCCCCATCAACCTGCAACTCGACGGCGCGTACCACAATCTGGGCATCTTCTTCGATCGGGTGAGCAAGTTCCCCCGGATCATCCACATCAGCGACATCGATATCAAGGCCAAGGACAAGCAGGAACCGGATTCGACGATCACCGCCGACTGCGTCGCCACCACCTTCGTCCTGCTCGAGAACAAGCAGGTCGTAAGGCCGGCGCCGGGGCCGGGCGGGGTGAGGCCGACGCCGGGGGCCGGGGGGCCACGGTGA